In Candidatus Blochmannia vicinus, one DNA window encodes the following:
- the lpxB gene encoding lipid-A-disaccharide synthase: protein MNNRTIIIGIVAGEVSGDILGAGLIRALRKYLKKVCFFGIGGPYMQSEHMKSWYNMEELSVMGLAEIIMKLPRLLHIRRNLIRKFVNLKPDVFIGIDSPDFNISLETRLKKYGIHTIHYVSPSVWAWRKNRIFALKKATDNILTIFPFEKKIYDHFNIPCQFIGHSLADQIPLNPDKISARQKLNIPHDIYCLALLPGSRIREIKMLTHDFLACAELLKNHFPDLEILVPLANQTSIKQFIKLASTSVKYRILNNKTTWEIIMAADISLVTAGTATLECMLVKCPMVVAYRMHPLTFMLAKYLINIPWISLPNLLAGHELVKEFIQNDCIPKNLAQTLINLLNYDDNQRVILQKKFQQLHDSIKYNADEQAARAVLRLIK, encoded by the coding sequence ATGAACAATCGTACTATTATTATAGGTATAGTAGCAGGAGAAGTTTCTGGAGATATATTAGGAGCAGGATTAATTCGGGCATTAAGAAAATACCTAAAAAAAGTATGTTTTTTTGGAATTGGCGGTCCTTACATGCAATCTGAGCATATGAAATCTTGGTATAATATGGAAGAATTATCAGTAATGGGCTTAGCTGAAATTATTATGAAACTACCACGATTATTACATATTCGTAGAAATTTAATTCGTAAATTTGTTAACTTAAAACCTGATGTTTTTATCGGTATTGATTCTCCAGATTTTAATATTTCATTAGAAACTCGTTTAAAAAAATATGGAATTCATACAATTCATTATGTTAGCCCATCAGTATGGGCATGGAGAAAAAACCGTATTTTTGCGCTTAAAAAAGCTACCGATAATATTTTAACTATTTTTCCATTTGAAAAAAAAATATACGATCATTTTAATATACCATGTCAATTCATTGGACATTCATTAGCAGATCAAATACCACTCAATCCAGATAAAATTTCTGCTCGTCAAAAATTAAACATTCCGCATGACATATATTGTTTAGCATTATTACCAGGTAGTAGAATCAGAGAAATTAAGATGTTAACTCATGATTTTTTAGCATGCGCTGAATTATTAAAAAATCATTTTCCTGATCTTGAAATTTTAGTGCCATTAGCTAATCAAACATCTATCAAACAATTTATTAAGCTTGCATCAACATCAGTTAAATATCGTATACTAAATAATAAAACAACATGGGAAATAATAATGGCAGCAGATATTTCTTTAGTGACTGCTGGCACAGCAACTTTAGAATGCATGTTAGTAAAATGTCCAATGGTTGTAGCTTATCGCATGCATCCCCTAACATTTATGTTAGCCAAGTATTTAATAAATATCCCTTGGATATCATTACCTAATTTATTAGCAGGTCATGAATTAGTAAAAGAATTTATTCAAAACGACTGTATTCCTAAAAACTTAGCACAAACATTAATTAATTTACTAAATTATGATGATAATCAACGTGTAATATTACAAAAAAAATTTCAACAATTACATGACAGTATTAAATATAACGCAGATGAACAAGCAGCTCGTGCTGTTTTAAGATTAATTAAGTGA
- the fabZ gene encoding 3-hydroxyacyl-ACP dehydratase FabZ: MTDTCILHIEEVLELLPHRFPFLLVDRVLNFEKGKFLRAIKNVSFNEPFFQGHFPGKPIFPGVLILEAMAQATGILAFKSTGKLAPGELYYFAAIDSARFKRPVQPGDQMILDVEFIKERRGIARFKGIATVNKEMACEASMMCARRKEI, encoded by the coding sequence ATGACTGATACTTGTATTTTGCATATTGAAGAAGTTTTAGAACTTTTACCACATCGATTTCCATTTTTACTCGTTGATCGCGTACTAAATTTTGAAAAGGGAAAATTTTTAAGAGCAATAAAAAATGTTTCTTTTAATGAACCATTTTTTCAAGGTCATTTCCCAGGAAAACCTATTTTCCCTGGAGTATTAATTTTAGAAGCCATGGCTCAAGCTACAGGTATTTTAGCCTTCAAAAGTACAGGTAAATTAGCTCCAGGAGAATTATATTATTTTGCTGCCATCGATTCAGCTAGATTTAAGCGCCCGGTACAACCTGGTGATCAAATGATACTTGATGTTGAATTTATTAAAGAAAGACGTGGTATTGCTCGATTTAAAGGAATTGCCACAGTAAATAAAGAAATGGCTTGTGAAGCATCAATGATGTGTGCTCGTAGAAAGGAAATTTAA
- the accA gene encoding acetyl-CoA carboxylase carboxyl transferase subunit alpha: MGLNFIDFEKPILDLEEKINSLASIAHPHKKLEININEEINRLRSKKIDLTQKIFSNLNSWQIAQLARHPNRPYTLDYIERIFNDFDELSGDRIYADDKAIIGGIARLNSRPVMIIGHQKGRDTKEKIKRNFGMPAPEGYRKALRIMKMAERFKIPLITFIDTPGAYPGIGAEKRGQSAAIAKNLRTMSVLKIPIICTVIGEGGSGGALAISIGDKVNMLQYSTYSVISPEGCASILWKNVKKAPIAAEAMGITAFRLKKLKLIDSVIPEPLGGAHRDILATSISLKTQLLLDLTELDSFKEQDLLNRRYNRLMHYGYC, encoded by the coding sequence ATGGGTCTAAATTTTATTGATTTTGAAAAACCTATCCTAGATTTAGAAGAAAAAATTAATTCTTTAGCATCGATAGCACATCCACATAAAAAATTAGAAATAAATATCAATGAAGAAATTAACCGTCTTCGTTCAAAAAAAATCGATCTTACTCAAAAAATTTTTTCTAACCTAAATTCTTGGCAAATTGCCCAGCTAGCACGACATCCTAACCGTCCATATACTTTAGATTACATAGAACGCATATTTAATGATTTTGACGAATTATCTGGTGATCGAATATATGCAGATGATAAAGCTATTATAGGAGGAATAGCAAGACTCAATTCTCGTCCGGTCATGATTATTGGACATCAAAAAGGACGCGATACTAAAGAAAAAATTAAACGAAATTTTGGTATGCCTGCTCCAGAAGGATATCGAAAAGCACTACGTATTATGAAAATGGCAGAACGATTTAAAATTCCCCTTATTACTTTTATTGACACTCCGGGCGCCTATCCTGGAATAGGAGCAGAAAAACGCGGACAGTCTGCAGCAATAGCTAAAAACTTACGTACAATGTCGGTATTAAAAATACCAATTATTTGTACTGTAATTGGAGAAGGCGGTTCCGGAGGAGCTCTGGCCATAAGTATTGGAGATAAAGTCAACATGTTACAGTATAGTACATATTCTGTAATATCTCCAGAAGGATGTGCATCGATTTTATGGAAAAATGTTAAAAAAGCTCCTATTGCTGCTGAAGCAATGGGTATTACTGCTTTCCGATTGAAAAAACTTAAACTGATTGACAGTGTGATTCCTGAACCATTAGGCGGAGCACATAGAGATATACTAGCTACATCTATTTCATTAAAAACACAATTATTATTAGATTTAACTGAATTAGATTCTTTCAAAGAACAGGATTTATTAAATCGACGATATAATAGATTAATGCATTACGGATACTGTTAA
- the lpxD gene encoding UDP-3-O-(3-hydroxymyristoyl)glucosamine N-acyltransferase, with protein sequence MIEMRLSDLALQLGAKLYGDKNIIITGIASINNAQIGHITFLKDQRFLNQLSSCRASAVILSKNNLVFCKVAALVVKDPYLAYIKIAQLVDNVSKPTTSITSGAIIAPDVILGKRVRIGANTVIESRVILGDDIIIGPGSFIGKKAKIGTGTRLWANVTICHEVEIGEFCSIQSGTIIGSDGFGYINNHGVWIKIPHLGKVKIGNNVEIGACTTIDRGTLDDTTIENGVIIDNQCQIAHNVVIGAHTAIAGGVIMAGSLTIGRYCMIGGASVINGHINICDKVTITGMSMVMKPITQPGIYSSGIPVQPKTIWWKTVALIMRISSINKRMKTIEQKLKKLLCL encoded by the coding sequence ATGATTGAAATGCGGCTGTCTGACTTAGCACTACAGTTAGGTGCTAAATTATATGGCGACAAAAACATAATTATTACTGGCATTGCTTCTATAAATAATGCACAAATAGGCCATATAACTTTTTTAAAAGATCAAAGATTTTTAAATCAATTAAGTTCTTGTCGTGCTTCAGCAGTAATATTATCTAAAAATAATTTAGTTTTCTGTAAGGTTGCAGCATTAGTAGTAAAAGATCCTTATCTTGCATATATCAAAATTGCACAATTAGTGGACAATGTTTCTAAACCCACTACAAGTATCACATCCGGGGCAATCATTGCCCCGGATGTGATACTAGGAAAAAGAGTAAGAATTGGTGCTAATACAGTGATAGAGTCCAGAGTAATTTTAGGTGATGATATAATAATTGGCCCTGGTAGTTTCATAGGAAAAAAAGCAAAAATAGGAACAGGCACCCGGTTGTGGGCTAATGTTACTATATGCCATGAAGTAGAAATTGGTGAATTCTGTTCAATACAATCTGGAACCATAATTGGTTCTGATGGATTTGGATACATTAATAATCACGGTGTTTGGATTAAAATTCCTCATTTAGGAAAAGTAAAAATTGGAAATAATGTAGAAATAGGCGCTTGTACTACCATTGATCGTGGGACATTAGATGATACCACAATTGAAAACGGAGTGATTATTGATAATCAATGTCAAATTGCACATAATGTCGTAATTGGTGCACATACTGCGATAGCAGGCGGTGTTATTATGGCAGGAAGTTTAACTATAGGACGATACTGCATGATAGGTGGAGCCAGTGTTATCAATGGTCACATTAATATTTGCGACAAAGTTACAATAACTGGAATGAGCATGGTAATGAAACCAATAACACAACCTGGTATTTATTCATCAGGTATTCCTGTTCAACCAAAGACAATATGGTGGAAAACTGTCGCATTGATCATGCGAATTAGTAGTATAAATAAACGTATGAAAACCATAGAACAAAAACTAAAAAAACTGCTGTGCCTATAA
- the dnaE gene encoding DNA polymerase III subunit alpha: MNYDKKPRFIHLHVHSDYSMIDGLATVNKLIKRAAVLKMPALALTDFNNLFGFIKFYDYAYKAGIKPIIGADFLIQDDIIGNEPSELTCLVANKQGYYNLIILISKAYKNKKNDITPTIKRHWFIEHNNGLIILSGGHKGDIGRYLLRDEKSKIEQCICFYTKYFPNRYYLELIRTDRQHEESYLQLAIELSKIKGLPTVATNDVRFINKKDFLAHEIRVAIHNGTTLNNTKKLCKYSTQQFMKNEQEMCKLFADIPESLTNSIEIAYRCNFTINLDKSFLPQFPTGSMSAKDFLVMHAEKGLEERLIFLFPKAKERLTNRKPYDLRLKHELQVINNMDFPSYFLIVMEFIKWAKNNDIPVGPGRGSGASSLVAYALKITELDPLKFDLLFERFLNPERISMPDLDIDFCMERRDSVIDHVSKTYGSDSVSQIITFGTMAAKVVVRDVGRVLGYPYTFINRIAKLIPLEPGITLKKAFSIEPQLELLYKNNEDIKTLIDMARQLEGIVRNVSKHAGGVVIAPTKITDFSPLYYDNDNIHSMTQFDKDDIERIGLIKFDFLGLRTLTIINRTLKMINNTYLKHNLTAIDIYSISLHDQKSFHMLQSSETTAIFQLESHGIKELIKRLKPDCFEDLIALIALFRPGPLQSGMVDNFINRKHGYETISYPDSKWQHESLRPVLESTYGIILYQEQVMQIAQVLSGYTLGQADILRRAIGKKKPEDMAKQRSFFNLGAIKNGVDTTLSMKIFDLVEKFAGYGFNKSHSAAYALISYQTLWLKTHYPSEFMAAALSSDMDNLNKIVHLISECKNMNLTVLSPNINTSQYYFYVNENKEIVYGFGAIKGIGKTSIEAIIRSRKQDGKFKGLFDFCVRVDNTKINYRITEKLILSGAFDSFGIHRAKLIESLNDVLKRVNQDIKNKYSGQTDIFEICLNTGTKIVSTYNQTILQWSNQLLLEKEKEALGLYLTNHPTIQYIKIIKHCIPNTAKIKDAILEKPNKIIHVFGLIISIRTKLNKQGKHIIFCIIEDYSGRLEIVIFEKLINKYQYCLKENNFLFVTGIISLDKIHSHCKIIAHKLKDINDIYKKNVRSLSIILNNKQIDNQLLTNIRVFLEKNKFGTLPIYFFYQKNGMQIRLHCGETWYITLTNQLLNDLRSLVGNKQVKLELY; the protein is encoded by the coding sequence ATGAACTATGATAAAAAGCCACGTTTTATTCATTTACATGTACATAGCGATTACTCCATGATTGATGGGTTAGCTACAGTAAATAAATTAATAAAAAGAGCAGCAGTCCTTAAGATGCCTGCATTAGCTCTCACTGATTTTAATAATCTATTTGGATTCATCAAATTCTATGACTATGCTTATAAAGCAGGCATTAAACCAATTATTGGGGCTGATTTTTTAATACAAGATGATATTATAGGTAATGAACCTAGCGAACTAACATGTTTAGTAGCCAATAAACAAGGTTATTATAATTTAATTATACTCATCTCAAAAGCATATAAAAATAAAAAAAATGATATTACTCCTACAATTAAACGTCATTGGTTCATAGAACATAATAACGGTTTAATTATACTTTCTGGAGGACATAAAGGAGATATTGGAAGATATTTATTAAGAGATGAAAAATCAAAGATAGAACAATGTATATGCTTTTATACAAAATATTTCCCAAATAGATATTATTTAGAATTAATACGAACTGACCGTCAACATGAAGAATCTTACTTACAATTAGCAATAGAACTATCAAAAATCAAAGGATTGCCGACAGTAGCCACAAACGATGTACGTTTTATTAATAAGAAAGACTTTTTAGCACACGAAATTCGTGTAGCTATACATAATGGTACCACATTAAATAACACTAAAAAATTATGCAAATATAGTACACAGCAATTTATGAAAAATGAACAAGAAATGTGTAAATTATTTGCTGATATACCAGAATCTTTAACAAATAGTATAGAAATTGCTTACAGATGTAATTTTACCATTAATTTAGATAAATCTTTTTTACCGCAATTTCCTACTGGATCCATGTCTGCTAAAGACTTTCTTGTCATGCATGCAGAAAAAGGATTAGAAGAACGCTTGATTTTTTTGTTTCCAAAAGCTAAAGAACGTCTTACTAATCGAAAACCATATGATTTACGATTAAAACATGAATTGCAAGTAATTAATAATATGGACTTCCCCAGTTATTTTTTAATTGTTATGGAATTTATTAAATGGGCTAAAAATAATGACATTCCAGTTGGACCTGGAAGAGGATCTGGCGCTAGTTCATTGGTAGCCTACGCTTTAAAAATTACAGAACTTGATCCATTAAAATTTGATTTACTGTTCGAACGTTTTCTTAACCCAGAACGTATATCTATGCCTGATCTAGATATTGATTTTTGTATGGAACGCCGTGATTCAGTAATCGACCATGTTTCAAAAACTTATGGATCAGATTCTGTATCTCAGATCATTACATTTGGAACCATGGCAGCTAAAGTAGTGGTTCGTGATGTAGGACGTGTATTAGGCTATCCTTATACATTTATTAATCGTATTGCTAAATTAATTCCATTAGAACCCGGAATAACGTTAAAAAAAGCTTTCTCCATCGAACCTCAACTTGAATTACTTTATAAAAATAATGAAGATATTAAAACATTAATAGATATGGCTCGTCAATTAGAAGGTATCGTTAGAAACGTTAGCAAGCATGCAGGAGGAGTAGTAATTGCGCCAACAAAAATTACCGATTTTTCTCCTTTATATTATGATAACGACAATATTCACTCAATGACTCAATTTGATAAAGATGACATTGAACGTATTGGTTTAATAAAATTTGATTTTCTTGGTTTACGTACTTTAACTATTATTAATCGTACATTAAAAATGATTAATAATACATATCTTAAACATAATCTCACTGCTATTGACATATACTCAATATCATTACACGATCAAAAAAGCTTTCACATGCTTCAATCCTCAGAAACTACTGCAATATTTCAGTTAGAGTCACACGGTATAAAAGAATTAATTAAGCGACTAAAACCAGATTGTTTTGAAGATTTAATAGCATTAATTGCCTTATTTAGGCCTGGTCCATTACAATCAGGTATGGTAGATAATTTTATTAACAGAAAACATGGATATGAAACTATTTCTTATCCCGATTCTAAATGGCAACATGAATCTCTACGTCCAGTATTGGAATCAACTTACGGAATTATTCTATATCAAGAACAAGTAATGCAAATAGCACAAGTATTATCAGGTTATACATTAGGACAAGCAGATATATTAAGACGTGCTATTGGAAAAAAAAAACCGGAAGATATGGCTAAACAACGTTCTTTTTTTAATTTAGGTGCTATAAAAAATGGGGTTGATACTACATTGTCAATGAAAATTTTTGATCTTGTAGAAAAATTCGCTGGTTATGGATTTAATAAATCTCATTCTGCTGCATATGCTTTAATATCTTATCAAACATTATGGTTAAAAACACACTATCCTTCTGAATTTATGGCAGCAGCATTAAGTTCCGATATGGACAATTTAAATAAAATAGTGCATCTAATAAGTGAATGTAAAAACATGAACCTTACAGTTCTATCGCCAAATATCAATACTAGTCAATATTATTTTTACGTAAATGAAAATAAAGAAATTGTCTATGGATTCGGAGCTATAAAAGGAATAGGAAAAACTTCTATAGAAGCAATAATAAGATCTCGTAAGCAAGATGGTAAGTTTAAAGGATTATTTGATTTCTGTGTTCGTGTCGATAATACAAAAATAAATTATCGTATAACTGAAAAATTAATTCTCTCTGGAGCCTTTGATTCTTTCGGAATACATCGCGCAAAACTAATAGAATCCCTTAATGATGTACTAAAACGCGTTAATCAAGACATTAAAAATAAATATAGCGGACAAACAGATATATTCGAAATATGTTTAAATACAGGTACTAAAATAGTATCTACATATAATCAAACCATACTACAGTGGTCTAATCAACTATTATTAGAAAAAGAAAAAGAAGCTCTAGGGTTATATTTAACTAATCATCCTACTATTCAATACATAAAAATAATAAAACACTGCATACCTAATACCGCTAAGATAAAAGATGCTATATTGGAAAAACCCAATAAAATCATACATGTTTTTGGTTTGATTATATCAATACGAACAAAATTAAACAAACAAGGTAAACATATTATATTTTGTATTATAGAAGATTATTCAGGTCGACTAGAAATAGTGATATTTGAAAAACTAATTAATAAATACCAATATTGTTTAAAAGAAAACAATTTTTTATTTGTTACGGGAATAATCAGTCTTGATAAGATACATAGCCATTGTAAAATAATCGCGCACAAATTAAAAGACATAAATGATATTTATAAAAAAAACGTACGCAGTTTATCTATTATATTAAACAATAAACAAATTGATAATCAGTTATTAACTAATATTCGTGTTTTTTTAGAAAAAAATAAATTTGGAACTTTACCAATATATTTTTTTTATCAAAAAAATGGTATGCAAATAAGATTACATTGTGGAGAAACATGGTATATTACCTTAACCAATCAGTTACTAAATGATCTACGTAGTCTTGTTGGAAATAAACAAGTCAAATTAGAATTATATTAA
- the lpxA gene encoding acyl-ACP--UDP-N-acetylglucosamine O-acyltransferase, with translation MINQSAIIHPSSIIEKGAIIHDNVYIGPFCFIGAQVEIGARTVLKSHIVINGITQIGENNQIYQFASLGEVNQDLKYATEPTRIEIGHYNKIRENVTIHRGTIQGKQVTKIGNSNLFMINVHIAHDCIIGDHCVMANNVTLGGHVRIDDYTIIGGMTAIHQFCLIGTHVMIGGCSGVVQDIPPFIIAQGNHATPFGLNIEGLKRRGFSRSSVHAIRDAYKILYRSNKTVESAKIALKLLAIEHPIINKFVDFLIHSQRGIIR, from the coding sequence ATGATTAACCAATCTGCCATTATACATCCTAGTTCTATAATAGAAAAGGGAGCTATCATCCACGATAATGTATACATTGGGCCATTTTGTTTTATTGGCGCACAAGTTGAAATAGGAGCACGAACTGTTCTAAAGTCTCATATTGTAATTAATGGAATTACTCAAATTGGAGAAAACAATCAAATCTATCAATTTGCTTCTCTTGGAGAAGTAAATCAAGATTTAAAATATGCAACAGAACCCACTCGCATAGAAATCGGTCACTATAACAAAATCAGAGAAAACGTTACTATTCATCGTGGTACTATACAAGGGAAACAAGTTACTAAAATAGGAAATAGTAATTTATTCATGATTAATGTACACATTGCTCATGATTGTATAATAGGAGATCATTGTGTCATGGCCAATAACGTTACTTTAGGAGGTCATGTAAGAATAGATGATTACACTATTATCGGGGGAATGACCGCAATTCATCAATTTTGCCTCATTGGAACTCATGTTATGATTGGTGGATGTTCCGGAGTAGTTCAAGATATCCCCCCATTCATAATAGCTCAAGGCAATCACGCGACACCTTTTGGATTAAATATTGAAGGATTAAAACGACGAGGTTTTAGCCGTTCTTCCGTACACGCTATTAGAGATGCTTATAAAATACTATATCGCAGCAACAAAACTGTTGAGTCAGCCAAAATAGCTTTAAAACTATTAGCCATTGAACATCCTATCATCAATAAATTTGTAGATTTTTTAATACATTCTCAAAGAGGAATTATTCGTTAA
- the rnhB gene encoding ribonuclease HII has translation MTYQKYHLSKKLKLIAGVDEAGCGSLVGSVIAASVILHPTQPIFGLTDSKKLSNNKRLNLYKNIIQNALDWSIGCADVAEIDRFNILQARLLAMKRAVQNLSIKPDLILIDGNHAPKFVDTPYQCFKKGDSKIPIISAASIIAKVTRDQDMVMLDIQYPKYGFAQNKGYPTAFHLNQLELYGPISHHRKSFAPIKNKIFHIKK, from the coding sequence ATGACATATCAAAAATACCATTTGTCAAAAAAATTAAAATTAATTGCAGGTGTAGATGAAGCAGGATGTGGATCACTAGTTGGATCAGTAATAGCTGCATCTGTAATATTACACCCAACACAACCAATTTTTGGATTAACTGATTCTAAAAAACTAAGCAACAATAAGCGACTTAATTTATATAAAAATATTATACAAAATGCATTAGATTGGAGTATCGGATGTGCTGATGTTGCAGAAATTGATCGTTTTAACATTTTGCAAGCTCGATTGTTAGCAATGAAACGAGCAGTACAAAATTTATCTATTAAACCAGATTTGATTTTAATAGATGGAAATCATGCTCCAAAATTTGTAGACACACCTTATCAGTGTTTTAAAAAAGGAGATTCTAAAATTCCAATTATAAGCGCAGCTTCTATTATAGCTAAAGTTACTCGTGATCAGGACATGGTTATGTTAGATATACAATATCCAAAATATGGATTTGCTCAAAACAAAGGATATCCTACTGCTTTCCACCTAAATCAATTAGAATTATATGGTCCTATATCACATCATCGAAAAAGTTTTGCACCCATAAAAAATAAGATTTTTCACATCAAAAAATAA